In Actinomadura citrea, a single window of DNA contains:
- a CDS encoding aldo/keto reductase, translating into MRTRDFAGTPVGAVGLGCMGMSWAYTESERDDDASVALIREALDLGVTFLDTAQPYGDGHNEALVGRALAGRRDEAVVATKTGLVVESMATRNIVRNGRPEHVKASAEDSLRRLGTEAIDLYYLHRVDPQVPLADTWGAMAELVAEGKVRRLGLSEVGVAQAAEAHAIHPVAAVQSELSLWTRDAMGAPGGMAGTMPGDATGTAEGPGDVVGWCAANGAAFVPFSPLGRGFLTGTVTAADFEDTDFRGGNPRFQEDALKANLRIVDVVKAVAARHGATPAQVAIAWTLAQGEHVIPIPGTKKQRYLRDNAGAAALELTEADLAELDGVPAPVGGRY; encoded by the coding sequence ATCAGGACGCGGGACTTCGCCGGAACGCCGGTGGGCGCCGTCGGGCTCGGGTGCATGGGCATGAGCTGGGCCTACACCGAGTCGGAGCGCGACGACGACGCCTCGGTGGCGCTGATCCGGGAGGCGCTCGACCTCGGCGTGACGTTCCTGGACACCGCGCAGCCCTACGGCGACGGCCACAACGAGGCCCTGGTCGGGCGGGCGCTGGCGGGACGCCGGGACGAGGCGGTCGTCGCCACGAAGACGGGCCTGGTCGTGGAGTCGATGGCCACCAGGAACATCGTCCGGAACGGGCGGCCGGAGCACGTCAAGGCGTCCGCCGAGGACAGCCTGCGCCGTCTCGGCACGGAGGCGATCGACCTGTACTACCTGCACCGGGTCGACCCGCAGGTGCCCCTCGCCGACACCTGGGGCGCGATGGCCGAGCTGGTCGCCGAGGGCAAGGTCCGCAGGCTGGGACTGTCGGAGGTCGGCGTCGCGCAGGCCGCCGAGGCGCACGCGATCCACCCGGTCGCGGCCGTCCAGTCGGAGCTGTCGCTGTGGACCCGCGACGCCATGGGCGCGCCCGGGGGAATGGCCGGCACCATGCCGGGCGACGCCACCGGGACGGCGGAAGGGCCGGGCGACGTGGTCGGCTGGTGCGCCGCCAACGGTGCGGCGTTCGTGCCGTTCTCGCCGCTCGGCCGCGGCTTCCTCACCGGGACGGTCACCGCGGCCGACTTCGAGGACACCGACTTCCGCGGCGGCAACCCGCGCTTCCAGGAGGACGCGCTGAAGGCCAACCTGCGCATCGTCGACGTGGTCAAGGCTGTCGCCGCGCGGCACGGCGCCACGCCGGCGCAGGTCGCCATCGCCTGGACGCTGGCGCAGGGCGAGCACGTCATCCCGATCCCCGGCACCAAGAAGCAGAGGTACCTGCGCGACAACGCCGGCGCCGCCGCGCTGGAGCTCACCGAGGCCGACCTCGCCGAGCTGGACGGCGTGCCCGCGCCCGTCGGGGGGCGGTACTGA
- a CDS encoding acyl-CoA dehydrogenase family protein, with translation MFTLSDEERAIVEVVADFVDKEVRPVARDLEHADTYPAHLIDRMKGLGVFGLAVPEPYGDVGVSKTCYALVTEELARGWMTLAGAFGGHTVVSHLLAVYGTEEQKARYLPRMATGELRATMALTEPSGGSDLQAMGTTARRDGARYRVDGAKMWITNARTSGLIALMCKTDPAASPRHRGISILLVEKGPGLTVSRDLPKLGYKGVESCELSFDGYEAPLDAVLGGEEGRGFAQMMRGLEVGRIQVAARALGVGRAALEDSLRYAQQREAFGRPIWQHQSIGNYLADMATQLRAARLLTLDAAERLDAGERCDMEAGMAKLYASEAAMQIALNAVRIHGAAGYSTEFDVERYFRDAPLMIVGEGTNEIQRNVIVRQLVERHRVRGADRA, from the coding sequence GTGTTCACGCTCAGCGACGAGGAACGCGCCATCGTCGAGGTCGTCGCGGACTTCGTCGACAAGGAGGTCCGCCCGGTCGCCCGGGACCTGGAGCACGCGGACACCTATCCCGCCCATCTCATCGACCGCATGAAGGGGCTCGGCGTCTTCGGGCTCGCCGTGCCCGAGCCCTACGGCGACGTCGGAGTCTCCAAGACCTGCTACGCGCTCGTCACCGAGGAGCTTGCGCGCGGCTGGATGACGCTCGCGGGCGCGTTCGGCGGGCACACGGTCGTCTCCCACCTGCTCGCGGTGTACGGCACCGAGGAGCAGAAGGCCCGGTACCTGCCCCGGATGGCGACCGGCGAGCTGCGCGCCACGATGGCGCTCACCGAACCGTCCGGCGGCTCGGACCTGCAGGCCATGGGCACGACCGCGCGCAGGGACGGCGCCCGGTACCGTGTCGACGGCGCCAAGATGTGGATCACCAACGCGCGCACGTCCGGTCTCATCGCGCTGATGTGCAAGACCGACCCGGCCGCGTCCCCACGGCACAGGGGGATCAGCATCCTGCTGGTGGAGAAGGGCCCCGGGCTGACCGTCTCCCGCGACCTGCCGAAGCTCGGCTACAAGGGCGTGGAGAGCTGCGAGCTGTCCTTCGACGGCTACGAGGCGCCGCTCGACGCCGTGCTCGGCGGCGAGGAGGGGCGCGGCTTCGCCCAGATGATGCGCGGCCTCGAAGTCGGCCGCATCCAGGTCGCGGCGCGCGCTCTCGGCGTCGGGCGCGCCGCACTGGAGGACTCTCTTCGCTACGCCCAGCAGCGCGAGGCCTTCGGCAGGCCGATCTGGCAGCACCAGTCCATCGGCAACTACCTCGCCGACATGGCCACCCAGCTGCGGGCGGCCCGGCTGCTCACCCTCGACGCCGCCGAGCGCCTGGACGCGGGCGAGCGCTGCGACATGGAGGCCGGGATGGCCAAGCTGTACGCGTCGGAAGCGGCGATGCAGATCGCGCTCAACGCGGTCCGCATCCACGGCGCGGCCGGCTACTCCACCGAGTTCGACGTCGAGCGCTACTTCCGGGACGCCCCGCTGATGATCGTCGGCGAGGGGACCAACGAGATCCAGCGCAACGTGATCGTCCGGCAGCTCGTCGAGCGGCACCGAGTCCGGGGAGCAGACCGGGCCTAG
- a CDS encoding GntR family transcriptional regulator, giving the protein MALSGDRALGRRRQLSDEVAAYVRDLIMSGQVRHGEFLRLERIAEDLGVSVTPVREALLSLRGEGFVTLEPRRGFMPAPLTRQDVQDLFEAQAYFAGELAARAAGRITEAELEALDRTQALLEEASKARDSAAIERANHRFHRIINLCADSPKSSWLLQLVVRYAPSRFYSSIDGWTQASVDDHHLVLAALRAGDGDAARQAMRAHIRHAGTLLVVHLEAQGFWSEQPG; this is encoded by the coding sequence GTGGCACTTTCCGGTGACCGGGCCCTCGGCCGGCGCCGCCAGCTGAGCGACGAGGTGGCCGCCTACGTCCGCGACCTCATCATGTCGGGCCAGGTCAGGCACGGGGAGTTCCTCCGCCTGGAGCGCATCGCCGAGGATCTCGGGGTCAGCGTCACCCCCGTCCGGGAGGCCCTGCTGTCGCTGCGCGGCGAGGGCTTCGTCACGCTGGAGCCGCGGCGCGGGTTCATGCCGGCGCCGCTCACCCGGCAGGACGTCCAGGACCTGTTCGAGGCGCAGGCGTACTTCGCCGGCGAGCTGGCCGCCCGCGCCGCCGGGAGGATCACCGAGGCGGAGCTGGAGGCGCTCGACCGGACGCAGGCGCTTCTGGAGGAGGCGTCCAAGGCCCGCGACTCCGCGGCCATCGAGCGCGCCAACCACCGGTTCCACCGGATCATCAACCTGTGCGCGGATTCGCCCAAGTCGTCCTGGCTGCTGCAGCTCGTGGTGCGGTACGCCCCGAGCCGCTTCTACTCCAGCATCGACGGCTGGACGCAGGCGTCGGTCGACGACCACCATCTCGTGCTCGCCGCGCTGCGGGCCGGGGACGGCGACGCGGCGCGGCAGGCGATGCGCGCCCACATCCGGCACGCGGGGACGCTGCTCGTGGTGCACCTGGAGGCGCAGGGCTTCTGGAGCGAGCAACCCGGCTGA
- a CDS encoding CaiB/BaiF CoA transferase family protein — MTDAGARLPLEGITVVALEQAVAAPFATRQLADQGARVIKVERVDGGDFARAYDTGVRGGLGTHFAWLNRSKESVALDLKRDEGRAILADLVARADVFLQNLAPGAAARLGFGAGELRARDPRLIVVEMSGYGTRGPYRDKRAYDMLVQAEAGLISVTGTPETPVKAGSPLADIAAGMYAFSGTLAALVRRGATGEGASIEITMFDAVAEWMGQAMYTTLYTGSPPPRTRLSHPVIAPYDAYPTSDGVDVVIGVQNDRGWAALAAGVLERPDLVIDPEYATNQARVRNREKVDALVAGVTSRMGREELLRRLDKAGVPSASLNDGHGLVAHPQLAERDRWREVGSPVGGIRALLPPITFAGAEPRMDPVPALGEHTDAVLRELGRDDAAIAALRSAGAVA; from the coding sequence GTGACCGACGCGGGCGCCCGGCTGCCGCTGGAGGGGATCACCGTCGTCGCGCTGGAGCAGGCGGTCGCGGCGCCGTTCGCCACGCGGCAGCTCGCCGACCAGGGCGCCCGCGTCATCAAGGTGGAGCGCGTGGACGGCGGCGACTTCGCCCGCGCGTACGACACGGGCGTGCGCGGCGGGCTCGGCACGCACTTCGCGTGGCTCAACCGGTCGAAGGAGTCGGTCGCGCTCGACCTCAAGCGGGACGAGGGCCGCGCGATCCTCGCCGACCTCGTCGCCCGCGCCGACGTGTTCCTGCAGAACCTGGCGCCCGGCGCGGCCGCCCGGCTCGGGTTCGGCGCCGGCGAGCTGCGCGCCCGCGACCCCCGGCTGATCGTGGTCGAGATGTCCGGCTACGGGACGCGCGGACCGTACCGCGACAAGCGCGCCTACGACATGCTCGTCCAGGCCGAGGCGGGGCTGATCTCGGTCACCGGCACGCCCGAGACGCCCGTGAAGGCGGGCTCGCCGCTGGCCGACATCGCGGCCGGCATGTACGCCTTCTCCGGGACGCTCGCCGCGCTCGTGCGGCGCGGCGCCACCGGCGAGGGCGCGTCGATCGAGATCACGATGTTCGACGCGGTCGCCGAGTGGATGGGCCAGGCGATGTACACGACGCTCTACACCGGCTCCCCGCCGCCGCGCACGCGGCTGAGCCACCCCGTGATCGCGCCCTACGACGCCTACCCGACGTCCGACGGCGTCGACGTGGTGATCGGCGTCCAGAACGACCGCGGCTGGGCGGCCCTGGCCGCCGGCGTCCTGGAGCGGCCCGACCTCGTGATCGACCCCGAGTACGCGACGAATCAGGCGCGAGTCCGCAACCGGGAGAAGGTGGACGCGCTCGTCGCCGGGGTCACGTCCCGCATGGGACGGGAGGAGCTGCTGCGGCGGCTCGACAAGGCGGGCGTGCCGAGCGCGTCCCTGAACGACGGGCACGGCCTCGTCGCCCATCCACAGCTCGCCGAACGGGACCGGTGGCGGGAGGTGGGCTCGCCGGTCGGCGGCATCCGGGCCCTGCTCCCGCCGATCACCTTCGCCGGCGCCGAGCCGCGCATGGACCCGGTCCCGGCGCTCGGCGAGCACACCGACGCCGTGCTGCGCGAGCTGGGACGCGACGACGCCGCCATCGCGGCCCTGCGCTCCGCCGGCGCGGTCGCCTGA
- a CDS encoding enoyl-CoA hydratase/isomerase family protein → MDDRYPEPAHGSVVTALDHGATRVLTLNRPEARNAIDIPMRERLADEVRRAADDPGVRAVVLTGAAGTFSAGGDVRSMEGAGPDAVRARLDPVHETVRLIATCGTPFIAAVEGAAAGLGVSLAAVCDHVVAAEDARFVAAFGKVGLVADGGLLWTLPQRVGMGRAKQMLVFGQTVPAPRAYEIGLADSLAPSGTALDAALERASEAAALAPLSVAAAKRLLARTGQSLDRLLEAERDEQTSLFGSADFAEGRAAFAERRPPRFEGR, encoded by the coding sequence ATGGACGACCGGTACCCCGAACCGGCACACGGCTCCGTGGTCACCGCACTCGACCACGGTGCGACGCGGGTGCTGACGCTGAACCGGCCCGAGGCCCGCAACGCGATCGACATCCCGATGCGCGAGCGGCTCGCGGACGAGGTGCGGCGCGCCGCGGACGACCCGGGCGTCCGAGCCGTCGTGCTGACCGGGGCCGCGGGGACGTTCTCGGCGGGCGGGGACGTCCGCTCGATGGAGGGCGCCGGACCGGACGCCGTCCGGGCGCGGCTCGATCCCGTGCACGAGACCGTCCGGCTCATCGCGACCTGCGGGACGCCGTTCATCGCGGCGGTCGAGGGCGCCGCCGCCGGGCTCGGCGTCTCCCTCGCCGCCGTGTGCGATCACGTCGTCGCCGCCGAGGACGCCCGGTTCGTCGCCGCGTTCGGCAAGGTCGGCCTCGTCGCCGACGGCGGGCTGCTCTGGACGCTCCCGCAGCGCGTCGGCATGGGCCGTGCCAAGCAGATGCTGGTGTTCGGCCAGACCGTGCCCGCACCCCGCGCCTACGAGATCGGGCTGGCGGACTCCCTCGCCCCGTCGGGCACGGCCCTGGACGCGGCCCTGGAGCGCGCCTCCGAGGCGGCCGCGCTCGCCCCGCTGTCGGTCGCCGCCGCCAAGCGCCTCCTCGCCCGGACCGGCCAGAGTCTGGACCGCCTGCTGGAGGCCGAGCGGGACGAGCAGACCTCCTTGTTCGGCAGCGCCGACTTCGCCGAGGGACGGGCCGCGTTCGCCGAGCGCCGCCCGCCGCGCTTCGAGGGCCGCTAG
- a CDS encoding helix-turn-helix transcriptional regulator: MASQTPASAPGRRREELRDFLRTRRARLAPADVGMPDVGRRRTPGLRREEVAVLAGVGVSWYTWLEQGRDIKVSGDVLDAIARALRLDRPEREHLYLLAGLNPPQAEAGPAVPITPELQRVLDAWSPRPAYVRDRHWNFVAINNAAREVFGYGDIDHNCLVTYFTNVRYRSMHTHWAAAAPDVVARFRADAARYPDDPEFDRIIEDLLAVSPEFAELWPRHEVSAGAQAVKGIRHPDAGEMVFEGTLLPLADRPGHHLVLHNPRPGTGTQERLERLMARRDLAAAG, from the coding sequence ATGGCCAGCCAGACTCCCGCCTCAGCCCCCGGTCGCCGCAGGGAGGAGTTGCGCGACTTCCTGCGCACCCGCCGCGCCCGCCTCGCCCCCGCCGACGTCGGCATGCCCGACGTGGGACGGCGCCGGACGCCGGGCCTGCGCCGTGAGGAGGTCGCCGTCCTCGCGGGGGTCGGCGTGTCCTGGTACACGTGGCTGGAGCAGGGCCGCGACATCAAGGTGTCCGGGGACGTCCTCGACGCGATCGCCCGCGCCCTGCGGCTGGACCGCCCCGAGCGCGAGCACCTGTACCTGCTCGCCGGGCTGAACCCGCCGCAGGCGGAGGCGGGCCCCGCCGTGCCGATCACACCGGAGCTGCAGCGGGTGCTGGACGCCTGGTCGCCGCGCCCCGCCTACGTCCGCGACCGGCACTGGAACTTCGTCGCGATCAACAACGCGGCCCGCGAGGTGTTCGGGTACGGCGACATCGACCACAACTGCCTGGTCACCTACTTCACCAACGTCCGGTACCGGTCGATGCACACCCACTGGGCCGCCGCCGCGCCCGACGTCGTGGCGCGGTTCCGGGCCGACGCCGCCCGCTACCCCGACGACCCCGAGTTCGACCGGATCATCGAGGACCTGCTGGCGGTCAGTCCGGAGTTCGCCGAGCTGTGGCCCCGCCACGAGGTGAGCGCTGGCGCCCAGGCGGTCAAGGGCATCCGGCACCCGGACGCGGGCGAGATGGTCTTCGAGGGCACGCTGCTGCCGCTCGCCGACCGTCCGGGCCACCACCTGGTGCTGCACAACCCGCGCCCCGGCACCGGCACGCAGGAGCGCCTCGAACGGCTGATGGCGCGGCGCGACCTCGCCGCCGCCGGCTGA
- the glpK gene encoding glycerol kinase GlpK: MTERYVMSIDQGTTSTRCILFDHGGRLVSVAQREHRQHFPRPGWVEHDPMEIWRNLERIAPEALAQAGATPGQVAAVGIANQRETTVLWDRLTGVPIGRAIVWQDMRTGPLVDELSRAPGAAMVTERSGLPLATYFSAPRVRWMLDHTPGLRERAERGEVLFGTMESWLIWNLSGGVDGGVHVTDVTNASRTLLMDLHTLSWDDGLLDFFGVPKAMLPEIRSSTETYGTARRVFPGVRVGAALGDQQAALFGQTCFSPGETKCTYGTGAFLLMNTGTTPVKSDNGLLTTVGYKIGDEPAVYALEGSIAITGALVQWFRDGLGLITTAPEIETLARTVDDNGGCYIVPAFSGLFAPHWRSEARGIIVGLTSYITKGHLARAVLEATGWQTREVVDAMNADSGLSLKELKADGGMTSDNLVMQMVADVLNVPVARPMVVETVSLGAAYAAGLAVGYWAGLEGLRRNWHRAARWVPAMEPAQRAAEYDNWKRAVERTFDWIRAGEDPAAAP, from the coding sequence GTGACCGAACGGTACGTCATGTCGATCGACCAGGGCACCACGTCCACCCGGTGCATCCTGTTCGACCACGGCGGCCGCCTGGTCTCGGTGGCGCAGCGCGAGCACCGGCAGCACTTCCCGAGGCCCGGCTGGGTCGAGCACGACCCGATGGAGATCTGGCGCAACCTGGAGCGCATCGCCCCGGAGGCGCTCGCCCAGGCGGGCGCGACGCCCGGCCAGGTCGCGGCGGTCGGGATCGCGAACCAGCGGGAGACGACCGTCCTGTGGGACCGGCTGACCGGCGTCCCGATCGGCCGCGCCATCGTCTGGCAGGACATGCGGACCGGCCCGCTCGTGGACGAACTGTCCCGCGCCCCGGGCGCCGCGATGGTCACCGAGCGCAGCGGGCTGCCGCTGGCCACCTACTTCTCGGCCCCGCGCGTCCGCTGGATGCTGGACCACACGCCCGGCCTGCGGGAACGCGCCGAGCGCGGCGAGGTCCTGTTCGGCACGATGGAGAGCTGGCTGATCTGGAACCTCAGCGGCGGCGTCGACGGCGGCGTCCACGTCACCGACGTGACCAACGCCAGCCGCACGCTGCTGATGGACCTGCACACGCTGAGCTGGGACGACGGACTGCTCGACTTCTTCGGGGTGCCGAAGGCGATGCTGCCGGAGATCCGGTCGTCCACCGAGACCTACGGGACGGCCCGCCGCGTGTTCCCCGGCGTGCGCGTCGGCGCCGCCCTCGGTGACCAGCAGGCCGCGCTGTTCGGGCAGACGTGCTTCTCCCCGGGCGAGACCAAGTGCACCTACGGGACGGGCGCGTTCCTGTTGATGAACACCGGCACGACGCCGGTCAAGTCGGACAACGGGCTGCTCACCACCGTCGGCTACAAGATCGGTGACGAGCCCGCCGTGTACGCCCTGGAGGGCTCGATCGCGATCACCGGGGCGCTGGTCCAGTGGTTCCGGGACGGCCTCGGGCTGATCACCACGGCGCCGGAGATCGAGACCCTGGCCCGGACCGTCGACGACAACGGCGGCTGCTACATCGTCCCGGCGTTCTCCGGGCTGTTCGCCCCGCACTGGCGCAGCGAGGCCCGGGGCATCATCGTCGGCCTGACCTCCTACATCACCAAGGGGCACCTGGCGCGGGCCGTGCTGGAGGCGACGGGCTGGCAGACCCGCGAGGTCGTGGACGCGATGAACGCCGACTCCGGCCTCTCGCTGAAGGAGCTCAAGGCCGACGGTGGCATGACGTCGGACAACCTGGTCATGCAGATGGTCGCCGACGTGCTGAACGTGCCGGTGGCGCGCCCGATGGTCGTGGAGACGGTGTCGCTCGGCGCCGCCTACGCCGCCGGCCTCGCGGTCGGCTACTGGGCGGGGCTGGAGGGGCTGCGCCGCAACTGGCACCGCGCCGCCCGCTGGGTTCCGGCGATGGAACCCGCGCAGAGGGCCGCCGAGTACGACAACTGGAAGCGCGCCGTGGAGCGCACGTTCGACTGGATCCGCGCGGGGGAGGACCCGGCCGCGGCGCCCTAG
- a CDS encoding IclR family transcriptional regulator encodes MPGPVQSIERAAAILRLLAASSGRLGVGEIASSLGLARGTAHGILRTLERVGFVEQDGGTGKYQLGAALLHLGTSYLDVNELRSRAINWADALASRSGEAVRIGTLLDGKVLVVHHVFRPDDTLQAMDVGSLLPLHATALGKSLLAHDANAAASIRDTVLESYCRRTITDPKELARAATRVRENGWAAETEELSIGEAGIAAPIRGHGGLVVGAIGISGAVERICDSRRVPDPRLVAYVRDAARAVSRDLGGSRW; translated from the coding sequence ATGCCCGGACCTGTGCAGTCGATCGAGCGGGCGGCCGCGATCCTGCGCCTGCTGGCGGCGAGCTCGGGCCGGCTCGGGGTCGGCGAGATCGCCAGTTCGCTGGGCCTCGCCCGGGGCACCGCGCACGGCATCCTGCGCACCCTGGAGCGCGTCGGCTTCGTCGAGCAGGACGGCGGCACGGGCAAGTACCAGCTCGGCGCCGCGCTGCTGCACCTCGGCACCAGCTACCTGGACGTCAACGAGCTGCGGTCCCGCGCCATCAACTGGGCCGACGCGCTCGCCTCGCGCAGCGGCGAGGCCGTCCGGATCGGGACGCTGCTGGACGGGAAGGTCCTGGTCGTCCACCACGTGTTCCGCCCGGACGACACGCTCCAGGCCATGGACGTCGGCTCGCTGCTGCCGCTGCACGCCACCGCGCTCGGCAAGTCGCTGCTCGCGCACGACGCCAACGCGGCGGCGTCCATCCGCGACACGGTCCTGGAGTCCTACTGCCGGCGCACCATCACCGACCCCAAGGAACTCGCACGGGCCGCCACCCGCGTCCGGGAGAACGGCTGGGCCGCCGAGACCGAGGAGCTGTCCATCGGCGAGGCCGGAATCGCCGCCCCGATCCGCGGGCACGGGGGACTCGTCGTCGGGGCCATCGGCATCTCCGGCGCGGTCGAGCGGATCTGCGACTCCCGCCGCGTCCCCGACCCGAGGCTCGTGGCCTACGTGCGCGACGCCGCCCGCGCCGTCTCCCGTGACCTCGGCGGCTCGCGCTGGTGA
- a CDS encoding acyl-CoA dehydrogenase family protein → MSRLQQTHGLTDEQREIIATVRAFVDQEILPVATELEHADAYPQAIVDGMKELGLFGLTIGEEHGGLGASLLTYALVVEELSRGWMSVSGIVNTHFIVAWMIAQHGTAGQRAHYLPRMATGEIRGAFSMSEPGCGSDVSAIRTRAVPDGDDYVIDGQKMWLTNGGTANLVATLVKTDPAAGHRGMTTFLVDKQPGFGEVAPGLTVPGKIDKMGGYKGVDTTELVFDSYRIPSAQVLGGTPGRGFYQMMDGVEVGRVNVAARGCGVARRAYELALAYARQRETFGRPIAEHQAVLFRLAEMATKVEAAHQMMVMAARRKDSGERNDLEAGMAKYLAGEYCKEVVEDAFRIHGGYAYSREYEIERLYREAPMLLIGEGTADIQKMIIGRRLLEER, encoded by the coding sequence GTGAGCAGGCTGCAGCAGACCCACGGGCTGACGGACGAGCAGCGGGAGATCATCGCGACCGTGCGGGCGTTCGTCGACCAGGAGATCCTCCCGGTCGCGACCGAGCTGGAGCACGCCGACGCCTACCCGCAGGCGATCGTCGACGGGATGAAGGAGCTCGGGCTCTTCGGCCTGACGATCGGCGAGGAGCACGGCGGGCTCGGCGCTTCGCTGCTGACCTACGCGCTGGTGGTGGAGGAGCTGTCGCGCGGCTGGATGAGCGTGTCGGGCATCGTCAACACCCACTTCATCGTCGCCTGGATGATCGCCCAGCACGGCACCGCCGGGCAGCGGGCGCACTACCTGCCGAGGATGGCGACCGGCGAGATCCGCGGCGCGTTCTCGATGTCGGAGCCGGGCTGCGGGTCGGACGTCTCGGCCATCAGGACCCGCGCCGTCCCGGACGGGGACGACTACGTGATCGACGGTCAGAAGATGTGGCTGACCAACGGCGGCACGGCCAACCTGGTGGCGACGCTGGTCAAGACCGACCCCGCCGCGGGCCATCGCGGCATGACGACGTTCCTGGTGGACAAGCAGCCGGGATTCGGCGAGGTCGCCCCCGGCCTCACCGTCCCCGGCAAGATCGACAAAATGGGGGGGTACAAGGGCGTCGACACCACCGAGCTGGTGTTCGACTCCTACCGGATCCCGTCCGCGCAGGTCCTGGGCGGGACGCCCGGACGCGGCTTCTACCAGATGATGGACGGCGTCGAGGTCGGCCGCGTCAACGTGGCGGCGCGCGGCTGCGGCGTGGCCCGCCGGGCCTACGAGCTCGCCCTGGCCTACGCGCGGCAGCGCGAGACGTTCGGCAGGCCGATCGCCGAGCACCAGGCCGTCCTGTTCCGCCTGGCCGAGATGGCGACCAAGGTCGAGGCCGCGCACCAGATGATGGTGATGGCGGCGCGCCGCAAGGACTCCGGCGAGCGCAACGACCTGGAGGCCGGGATGGCCAAGTACCTGGCCGGCGAGTACTGCAAGGAGGTCGTGGAGGACGCGTTCCGCATCCACGGCGGCTACGCCTATTCCAGGGAGTACGAGATCGAGCGCCTGTACCGGGAGGCCCCGATGCTCCTGATCGGCGAGGGCACCGCCGACATCCAGAAGATGATCATCGGCCGCAGGCTGCTGGAGGAGCGGTGA
- a CDS encoding quinone oxidoreductase family protein: protein MRAVTIPGFGGADVLRQAEVEVPEPGPGQVSIDVAYAGANFAEVLYRRGVVDVPLPFVPGIEVSGHVRAVGPDVEGLRRGQPVAALTIVDSGGYAEVAVTSADLVAPLDGLDLGLDVAAAVPSNGTTAFLVLDRVARIEPGETVLVHAAAGGVGSQLGQAARLLGAGRVAGTVGGPAKIEAARGFGYDDVVLREALPGEVAGLTGGRGFDIVVDMVGGPARRASLDALAPMGRMVVMGNASGADDVGVPANELWFTNKTVSGFNLAAFAGVAPAEAGRALRRAVAAAASGDLRVQVEELPLAQAAEAHRRIESGATTGKLVLAVRG, encoded by the coding sequence ATGCGGGCCGTCACGATCCCCGGGTTCGGCGGCGCGGACGTGCTGCGCCAGGCCGAGGTCGAGGTCCCCGAGCCGGGGCCCGGCCAGGTGTCCATCGACGTCGCGTACGCGGGCGCGAACTTCGCCGAGGTGCTGTACCGGCGGGGCGTCGTGGACGTGCCGCTGCCCTTCGTCCCCGGCATCGAGGTGTCCGGTCACGTCCGTGCGGTCGGGCCCGACGTGGAGGGGCTGCGCAGGGGCCAGCCCGTCGCCGCGCTGACGATCGTCGACAGCGGCGGCTACGCCGAGGTCGCGGTCACCTCCGCCGACCTCGTCGCGCCGCTGGACGGCCTCGACCTCGGCCTGGACGTCGCCGCGGCCGTCCCGTCCAACGGGACCACCGCGTTCCTCGTCCTGGACCGCGTCGCGCGCATCGAGCCGGGTGAGACCGTGCTGGTGCACGCGGCCGCCGGGGGCGTCGGCAGCCAGCTCGGCCAGGCCGCCCGGCTGCTCGGCGCCGGCCGGGTGGCCGGCACGGTCGGCGGCCCCGCCAAGATCGAGGCCGCGCGCGGGTTCGGCTACGACGACGTCGTCCTGCGCGAGGCGCTGCCGGGCGAGGTCGCGGGCCTCACCGGCGGGCGCGGCTTCGACATCGTCGTGGACATGGTGGGCGGTCCCGCCCGCCGCGCGAGCCTGGATGCCCTCGCCCCGATGGGCCGGATGGTCGTGATGGGCAACGCGTCCGGCGCCGACGATGTGGGCGTCCCGGCGAACGAGCTGTGGTTCACCAACAAGACGGTGTCCGGGTTCAACCTCGCGGCGTTCGCGGGCGTCGCACCGGCCGAGGCCGGACGTGCCCTGCGCCGCGCGGTCGCCGCCGCCGCTTCCGGCGACCTGCGGGTCCAGGTCGAGGAACTGCCGCTGGCGCAGGCCGCCGAGGCGCACCGGCGCATCGAGTCGGGCGCCACCACCGGCAAGCTCGTCCTGGCGGTCAGGGGCTGA